In the Anastrepha obliqua isolate idAnaObli1 chromosome 1, idAnaObli1_1.0, whole genome shotgun sequence genome, one interval contains:
- the LOC129245258 gene encoding larval cuticle protein A2B-like, protein MAFKFVFALAFVAVASAGYAPVYHAAPVAPVAYHAAPASVAYHAAPVAVAQKVVVKSEEYDPHPQYKFSYGVDDKLTGDSKSQVEERDGDVVRGEYSLIDADGYKRTVQYTSDPVNGFNAVVNREPLVKAVAVAPVVKTVAPVAHYAAPVAHYAAPAAHYAAPAAHYAPYAAPAVVNYHH, encoded by the exons ATGGCTTTCAAG TTTGTATTCGCACTCGCTTTCGTTGCCGTGGCCAGCGCAGGTTACGCACCGGTATACCACGCAGCACCTGTTGCCCCTGTTGCGTACCACGCAGCACCAGCCTCTGTTGCATACCATGCCGCACCTGTTGCCGTCGCTCAAAAGGTTGTGGTCAAATCAGAGGAATACGATCCTCATCCACAGTACAAATTCTCGTATGGCGTTGACGACAAACTGACTGGTGATTCCAAGAGCCAAGTGGAGGAACGTGATGGTGATGTAGTTCGTGGTGAATACTCGCTCATCGACGCTGATGGATACAAACGTACTGTCCAATACACTTCGGATCCTGTAAATGGTTTCAATGCTGTCGTAAACCGTGAACCACTTGTGAAGGCTGTTGCTGTCGCTCCAGTTGTAAAGACAGTGGCCCCAGTTGCTCACTATGCCGCTCCAGTAGCCCATTACGCCGCCCCAGCTGCCCATTATGCCGCCCCAGCTGCCCATTACGCTCCATACGCTGCGCCAGCTGTAGTCAACTACCATCATTAA
- the LOC129245247 gene encoding larval cuticle protein A2B: MAFKFVFALAFVAVASAGYAPIAPVYHAAPASVAYHAAPVAVAQKVVVKSEEYDPHPQYKFSYGVDDKLTGDSKSQVEERDGDVVRGEYSLIDADGYKRTVQYTSDSVNGFNAVVNREPLVKAVAVAPVVKTVAPVAHYAAPVAHYAAPVVHHAAPAVVKTVAPVAHYAAPVAHYSAPVAHYSAPAAHYTSYAAPAVLKYHH; this comes from the exons ATGGCATTCAAG TTTGTATTCGCACTCGCTTTCGTCGCTGTTGCCAGCGCTGGATACGCACCCATTGCGCCGGTTTACCACGCAGCACCAGCCTCTGTTGCATATCATGCCGCACCTGTTGCCGTCGCTCAAAAGGTTGTGGTCAAATCGGAGGAATACGATCCTCATCcacaatacaaattttcttatGGCGTTGACGACAAACTGACTGGTGATTCCAAGAGCCAAGTGGAGGAACGTGATGGTGACGTAGTGCGTGGTGAATACTCGCTCATCGACGCTGATGGATACAAACGTACTGTCCAATACACTTCGGATTCAGTGAATGGTTTCAATGCTGTCGTAAATCGTGAACCACTTGTGAAGGCTGTTGCTGTCGCTCCAGTTGTAAAGACTGTTGCCCCAGTTGCTCACTATGCCGCTCCAGTTGCTCACTACGCCGCTCCAGTTGTTCACCATGCCGCTCCAGCTGTGGTGAAGACTGTTGCCCCAGTTGCTCACTATGCCGCTCCTGTAGCTCACTACAGTGCCCCAGTGGCTCATTACTCTGCTCCAGCCGCACATTACACATCGTATGCCGCACCAGCCGTATTAAAGTACCACCATTAA